A single genomic interval of Chlorogloeopsis sp. ULAP01 harbors:
- a CDS encoding GGDEF domain-containing protein — MKISILVFGSKNFITTLPDQIRDASAFSIEVINNISQAVSYIQITPPDIVLVQASNDGSLELCYWLKEQTKLSWIYCILLEDRPQLLANRSDYGWEWEFEMNAIALKQGADAYIWLTPKDNRDITTVDLTINQPLLLAQLTAGLRKAQKYRELLRTNDILSTIALSDALTDLNNRRALDWELPRQIKKARHHRTSLSLIILDVDYFKKINDTYGHLVGDRLLQLLSHRLQHNLRCQDTPFRYGGEEFVILLGNTNCDEALVVANRLNRIVSEQPFTINNQLSINLTVSLGTSCLRAEDDANGISLLERADQHLLQAKAAGRNCAIGCENENFFSQPISHLQVVSS; from the coding sequence ATGAAAATTTCTATTCTGGTCTTTGGAAGCAAAAACTTTATCACTACACTTCCGGATCAGATCCGTGATGCAAGTGCCTTTAGCATAGAAGTTATCAATAACATTAGTCAGGCAGTGTCTTACATTCAAATCACACCGCCCGATATTGTTCTTGTACAAGCGAGCAATGATGGCAGTCTCGAACTTTGCTACTGGCTAAAAGAACAAACAAAACTATCTTGGATCTACTGTATCCTTTTGGAAGACCGTCCCCAATTGCTTGCTAATAGAAGTGATTATGGCTGGGAGTGGGAGTTTGAGATGAACGCGATCGCACTCAAGCAAGGAGCCGATGCCTACATTTGGCTAACTCCCAAGGACAATAGAGATATAACTACGGTAGATTTAACCATCAACCAGCCCCTACTATTAGCACAACTAACAGCAGGTTTGCGAAAAGCCCAGAAGTACCGCGAATTGCTGCGTACAAACGATATTTTGTCAACAATCGCCCTATCTGATGCGCTAACAGACTTAAACAATCGCCGTGCTTTGGATTGGGAATTACCTAGACAAATTAAAAAAGCTCGTCATCATCGAACTTCTTTAAGTTTAATTATTTTAGATGTCGATTATTTTAAAAAAATTAATGATACTTACGGACATTTAGTTGGCGATCGCCTTTTGCAGTTGTTATCTCACCGACTTCAGCATAATCTGCGATGCCAGGATACTCCTTTTCGTTATGGTGGGGAAGAATTTGTGATTTTGCTTGGTAATACAAATTGCGATGAAGCACTAGTTGTAGCAAATCGTCTCAATCGTATAGTCAGCGAACAACCCTTCACGATTAACAATCAACTGTCTATTAACCTCACCGTAAGTCTAGGTACATCATGTCTGCGAGCAGAAGATGATGCTAATGGAATCAGTCTACTTGAACGTGCTGATCAACATCTTTTACAAGCAAAAGCAGCTGGGCGTAACTGTGCGATCGGCTGCGAAAACGAGAACTTTTTTTCTCAACCTATTTCACATCTTCAGGTAGTTTCCTCTTGA
- a CDS encoding ATP-dependent Zn protease — protein MSKTALNLIAISVFLMTLSSLLGPLFHLSPTVPALATFTILGIATVDTLGWQGKGGTILLDWIAGFSPEHRERIIHHEAGHFLVAYLLDIPVIGYTLSAWEAWKQKQPGQGGVSFNDQQLASELERGTISIQMLDRYCTVWMAGIVAETLVYKNAEGGADDKNKLAGVLASIGFSASICEQKQRFFALQAKTLLQENWLAYQALVHAMRQRASVAECMSVLQLKRKLPEDVK, from the coding sequence ATGAGTAAAACCGCCCTAAATTTAATTGCCATTTCTGTTTTTCTCATGACTCTTTCCAGTTTGCTGGGGCCATTATTTCACCTATCGCCCACAGTACCTGCACTTGCTACCTTTACGATTTTGGGAATAGCAACTGTTGATACATTAGGTTGGCAAGGAAAGGGTGGAACTATATTGTTAGATTGGATTGCTGGATTTTCTCCTGAACATCGAGAACGCATTATCCATCACGAAGCCGGACACTTTCTGGTTGCCTATCTTTTAGATATTCCTGTCATCGGTTATACTCTGAGTGCGTGGGAGGCTTGGAAACAAAAGCAACCAGGGCAGGGCGGTGTAAGTTTTAATGATCAACAGCTAGCATCCGAACTGGAGCGAGGAACTATTAGCATCCAAATGCTGGATCGCTACTGCACTGTTTGGATGGCGGGTATTGTTGCTGAGACTTTAGTATACAAAAACGCTGAAGGTGGGGCTGACGATAAAAATAAGTTAGCTGGAGTTTTAGCAAGTATAGGTTTTTCTGCATCTATTTGCGAACAAAAGCAGCGTTTTTTTGCTCTGCAAGCCAAAACTCTCCTGCAAGAAAATTGGTTAGCATATCAAGCTTTAGTTCATGCCATGCGCCAACGTGCCTCGGTGGCAGAGTGTATGAGCGTGCTCCAACTCAAGAGGAAACTACCTGAAGATGTGAAATAG
- a CDS encoding polynucleotide kinase-phosphatase, translated as MKLTIPELSLVVLIGASGAGKSTFARRHFQSFEVLSSDFCRGLISNDENNQSASKDAFEVLRYITAKRLAVGKLTVVDATNVHPDDRKEFVHLARQYHFFPVAIAFDLPEELCHQRNQQRPDRQFGSHVVRRHTQFLRRSLRNLEREGFRYVYILKSPEEIDAVEIECQPLWNNRKYEHGPFDIIGDIHGCCNELEELLGKLGYVKDRGQGIEDKETRGGGDTVKNSSPSSLSSSSISPPLSHSPTLTPSLWNDAPTYQHPQGRKAIFLGDLVDRGPRILDTVKLVRNMVAEGTALCVPGNHEHKLLRKLRGKNVKVNHGLEQTLAEIAALPEEVRENFSKQLKEFLDSLVSHYVLDDGHLVVAHAGMKQEYQGRGSAQVREFALYGETTGEIDEFGLPIRYNWAAEYRGEAMVVYGHTPVPEAEWLNNTIDIDTGCVFGGKLTALRYPEKELVSVPAAQVYCQPVKPMTITGSGESDIEKTAQQEHDDLLHIDDVLGKRIVNTRLVSNITIREENAIAALEVMSRFAANPKWLIYLPPTMSPVETSQEAGYLEHPQQAFAYYKNQGITELVCEEKHMGSRVVVIVCRDHIAAKKRFGVDDESIGICYTRTGRRFFEDSTLEKQLLERLNVALSSCDFWERFDTTWVCLDCELMPWSAKASGLLREQYAPVGVASRLALNNAVTLLEKASYFGVDVSKQLSSYQQKAEMAQQYVNAYRQYCWSVSDISHLKLAPFHILATEKAVYTDKNHCWHIEEVAKIAFHAPELMLQTAHKVIDLSDPSSVAEGVHWWKELTAGGSEGMVVKPMQFMIKGSRGVIQPAVKCRGQEYLRIIYGPEYNLPENLQRLRQRGLSLKRSLAMREFALGVEALERFVAHEPLHHVHECVFGILALESEPVDPRL; from the coding sequence ATGAAATTAACTATTCCTGAACTGTCCTTAGTTGTCCTGATTGGCGCATCCGGTGCCGGAAAATCAACTTTTGCCCGCAGGCATTTTCAAAGCTTTGAGGTGCTTTCTTCAGACTTTTGTCGGGGATTAATATCAAATGACGAGAATAATCAGTCTGCTAGCAAAGATGCCTTTGAAGTGCTGCGCTACATTACTGCCAAACGTTTAGCAGTCGGGAAACTGACAGTAGTTGATGCAACAAACGTCCACCCAGATGATCGCAAAGAATTTGTTCATCTAGCACGACAATACCATTTTTTCCCAGTTGCGATCGCTTTCGATTTACCAGAAGAATTGTGCCATCAACGCAATCAACAACGCCCCGATCGCCAGTTTGGTTCCCATGTTGTCCGCCGTCATACTCAATTTTTGCGGCGTTCTCTACGAAATTTAGAAAGAGAAGGCTTCCGCTACGTCTACATTCTCAAGTCTCCAGAAGAAATTGATGCAGTAGAAATTGAGTGTCAACCGCTTTGGAATAACCGCAAATACGAACACGGCCCCTTTGATATTATTGGCGATATTCACGGCTGTTGCAATGAATTGGAAGAACTACTGGGAAAATTGGGATACGTCAAGGATAGGGGACAGGGAATAGAGGACAAGGAGACACGGGGAGGTGGAGACACAGTGAAGAATTCTTCCCCATCTTCCCTATCTTCCTCATCTATTTCTCCCCCACTTTCCCACTCCCCCACTCTCACTCCCTCCCTCTGGAACGATGCTCCTACCTATCAACATCCCCAAGGACGTAAAGCTATTTTCTTGGGTGATTTAGTAGACAGAGGGCCACGCATCCTTGATACAGTCAAGCTAGTGCGAAATATGGTAGCAGAGGGAACAGCTCTTTGCGTTCCTGGTAACCACGAACACAAACTATTGCGGAAGTTACGGGGCAAAAATGTCAAGGTAAATCACGGCTTAGAGCAAACATTGGCAGAAATTGCAGCTTTGCCAGAAGAAGTGCGCGAAAACTTTTCAAAGCAATTGAAAGAGTTTCTAGATTCTTTGGTGAGTCATTATGTCCTTGATGATGGACATCTAGTAGTTGCCCATGCGGGAATGAAGCAGGAGTATCAGGGACGAGGTTCGGCTCAGGTGCGAGAATTTGCGCTGTATGGCGAAACCACTGGCGAAATTGATGAGTTTGGCTTGCCGATTCGTTATAACTGGGCAGCAGAATACAGAGGCGAAGCGATGGTTGTCTATGGACACACTCCTGTGCCGGAAGCGGAATGGCTAAATAACACAATTGATATTGATACGGGCTGTGTCTTTGGAGGCAAACTTACAGCCTTGCGCTATCCAGAAAAGGAATTAGTAAGTGTACCTGCTGCTCAAGTTTATTGCCAGCCTGTTAAACCTATGACAATAACTGGCAGTGGGGAGTCGGACATAGAAAAGACAGCCCAACAAGAACATGATGATTTGCTGCATATCGATGATGTTCTAGGTAAGCGTATCGTCAACACCCGCTTAGTGTCTAATATCACAATTCGAGAAGAAAATGCGATCGCTGCTCTAGAGGTAATGAGCCGTTTTGCTGCCAACCCCAAATGGCTGATTTACTTGCCACCGACGATGTCTCCAGTAGAAACTTCCCAAGAGGCAGGATATTTGGAACATCCTCAACAAGCTTTTGCTTACTACAAAAATCAGGGAATTACGGAGTTAGTATGTGAAGAAAAACACATGGGTTCGCGGGTAGTAGTCATAGTTTGCCGCGATCACATAGCAGCTAAGAAACGCTTTGGGGTGGATGATGAGAGCATCGGTATCTGTTATACTCGCACAGGAAGACGTTTTTTTGAAGACTCTACTCTAGAAAAGCAACTTCTGGAGCGTTTGAATGTTGCCCTTTCTAGCTGTGACTTTTGGGAAAGATTTGATACCACTTGGGTTTGTTTAGATTGCGAACTCATGCCTTGGTCAGCTAAAGCTTCAGGGTTGTTACGAGAACAATATGCACCTGTGGGAGTTGCTTCCCGCCTTGCCCTCAATAATGCCGTCACATTATTGGAAAAAGCTAGTTACTTTGGTGTTGATGTCAGTAAACAGTTGAGCAGTTATCAACAAAAAGCTGAAATGGCACAGCAATACGTTAATGCTTATCGCCAGTACTGTTGGTCTGTAAGTGATATTTCTCACTTAAAGCTTGCACCTTTCCACATTTTAGCAACAGAAAAAGCCGTTTATACTGACAAAAATCATTGCTGGCACATTGAAGAAGTGGCAAAAATTGCCTTTCACGCTCCAGAACTAATGTTACAAACAGCACACAAGGTAATAGATTTATCAGATCCCAGTAGTGTAGCTGAAGGGGTGCATTGGTGGAAAGAACTAACGGCAGGGGGAAGTGAAGGTATGGTAGTTAAACCAATGCAATTCATGATTAAGGGTAGTCGGGGTGTTATCCAACCTGCGGTAAAATGTCGCGGACAAGAATATCTGCGTATTATCTACGGCCCAGAATACAATCTGCCTGAGAATTTGCAACGTCTGCGTCAAAGGGGGTTATCGCTGAAACGTTCTTTGGCTATGCGGGAGTTTGCTTTGGGTGTTGAAGCATTAGAGCGTTTTGTTGCCCATGAACCCTTACACCATGTGCATGAATGCGTTTTTGGGATTCTGGCACTGGAGAGCGAACCTGTAGATCCAAGGTTGTAA
- a CDS encoding 3' terminal RNA ribose 2'-O-methyltransferase Hen1: protein MLLTITTTHQPATDLGYLLHKHPERCQSFVLSFGKAHIFYSEASTQRCTAVLLLDVDAVKLARGRGAFIRQYVSDRPYVASSFLSVAIAQVFSTALTGRCKDKPELAQTSIPLVARLPVLPCWGGEEFLRQLFEPLGYCVSAQAHLLDENFPEWGYSHYYTVELQHTLSISDLLSHLYVLIPVLDDEKHYWVGDEEVEKLLRHGEGWLAAHPAREQITKRYLKRQGYLTRAALAQLAEEDNLDPDRVEETHTQEEVAVEKPLSLNQQRINAILSVLKKYDAKRVIDLGCGQGTLLKILLKDSFFEQITGVDVSYRSLEIAKERLDRLRLPRDRWNRLQLIQSALTYQDKRFKGYDAATVIEVIEHLDLSRIQAFERVLFEVAQPQTIVLTTPNIEYNVRFANLPAGRLRHKDHRFEWTREEFQTWGNSVAERCGYKVEFQPVGMEDSEVGSPTQMGVFNKL, encoded by the coding sequence ATGCTGCTGACTATTACAACTACACACCAGCCTGCTACAGATTTAGGCTACCTACTACATAAACACCCAGAACGCTGTCAGTCTTTTGTCCTTTCCTTTGGCAAGGCACATATTTTCTATTCTGAGGCGAGTACACAGCGCTGTACAGCAGTACTCCTATTGGATGTCGATGCAGTGAAATTGGCACGGGGAAGGGGCGCTTTTATTAGGCAATACGTGAGCGATCGCCCTTATGTTGCTTCTTCGTTTTTGAGTGTGGCGATCGCTCAAGTATTCAGTACCGCTCTGACAGGGCGCTGTAAAGACAAGCCGGAATTAGCACAAACCTCCATACCCTTGGTAGCAAGATTGCCTGTGCTACCTTGTTGGGGAGGTGAAGAGTTTTTGCGGCAACTATTTGAACCTTTAGGCTATTGTGTTAGCGCTCAGGCTCATTTATTAGATGAAAATTTTCCAGAGTGGGGATACAGTCATTATTACACCGTTGAATTGCAGCACACTCTTTCAATTTCAGATTTATTAAGTCATCTCTACGTACTTATACCAGTATTAGATGATGAAAAACATTACTGGGTGGGTGATGAGGAAGTCGAAAAACTGCTACGTCATGGTGAAGGTTGGTTGGCTGCGCATCCGGCACGAGAACAAATTACTAAGCGCTATCTAAAACGCCAAGGTTATTTAACTCGTGCGGCTTTGGCGCAACTGGCTGAGGAAGACAACCTCGATCCAGATCGGGTAGAAGAAACACACACTCAAGAAGAAGTAGCGGTAGAAAAACCTCTCAGCCTCAATCAGCAAAGGATAAATGCAATTTTGTCTGTCCTCAAAAAGTATGACGCCAAGCGGGTGATTGATCTAGGCTGTGGTCAAGGCACTTTACTAAAAATCTTACTAAAAGACAGTTTTTTTGAGCAAATTACAGGTGTTGATGTTTCCTATCGCTCTTTAGAAATAGCTAAAGAAAGATTAGATCGCTTGCGTTTACCTCGCGATCGCTGGAATCGCCTGCAACTAATTCAAAGTGCGCTCACTTACCAAGATAAGCGTTTCAAAGGCTACGATGCAGCTACGGTAATTGAGGTAATTGAACACCTAGATTTATCGCGTATTCAAGCTTTTGAGCGAGTTTTATTTGAGGTGGCTCAACCACAAACGATTGTTTTAACTACACCGAATATTGAGTATAACGTCAGATTTGCGAATTTACCTGCTGGGAGACTGCGCCATAAAGATCACCGCTTTGAGTGGACACGAGAGGAATTTCAAACTTGGGGAAACAGTGTGGCAGAACGCTGTGGCTACAAAGTGGAGTTTCAACCTGTAGGCATGGAAGACTCCGAAGTCGGTTCACCAACACAAATGGGAGTGTTCAATAAATTATGA
- the fni gene encoding type 2 isopentenyl-diphosphate Delta-isomerase — translation MNTQTSPFASTETRKADHIRICLEEDVQFQQTTNGLEDYRFKHCCLPEINRDEIDISTTFLGKKLGAPLLISSMTGGTPEAGIINRRLAEVAQHYGMAMGVGSQRVAVEKPQVADTFAMRKYAPDVLLFANLGAVQLNYDYGLDECLQVIDILEADALILHLNPLQECIQPRGDTNFRGILDKIAILCSKLSVPVIAKEVGNGISAPIAQKLIAAGVKAIDVAGAGGTSWAKVESERAENMLQRRLGTTFADWGLPTAECLRSIRSVAPQIPLIASGGLRHGLDVAKALALGADIAGLAMPFLQAAASSEAAVYDLTQVLVAEITTVLFCTGSASLEQLKCSGNLQRIK, via the coding sequence GTGAACACCCAGACAAGCCCATTTGCTTCTACTGAAACTCGCAAAGCCGATCACATTCGTATCTGCCTTGAAGAAGATGTACAATTCCAGCAAACCACCAATGGATTGGAAGACTATCGTTTTAAGCATTGTTGCTTACCAGAAATCAATCGCGACGAAATTGACATCAGTACTACTTTTTTAGGAAAAAAACTAGGAGCACCACTGTTAATCTCCTCAATGACTGGAGGAACCCCAGAGGCGGGCATCATCAATCGACGTTTGGCAGAAGTTGCCCAACACTACGGAATGGCGATGGGTGTTGGTTCCCAACGAGTGGCGGTGGAAAAACCTCAAGTAGCTGATACCTTTGCCATGCGCAAGTACGCCCCCGATGTGCTTCTATTTGCCAATTTAGGAGCTGTTCAACTTAATTACGATTACGGTTTAGACGAATGTCTGCAAGTAATCGACATTCTTGAGGCAGATGCCCTAATTTTGCACCTTAACCCGCTACAAGAATGTATCCAACCCAGAGGTGATACAAACTTCCGAGGAATACTTGATAAAATTGCTATTTTGTGCAGTAAATTATCGGTACCAGTAATTGCGAAAGAAGTTGGTAATGGGATATCAGCACCCATTGCACAAAAACTGATTGCTGCTGGAGTGAAAGCAATTGATGTGGCTGGTGCAGGTGGTACATCTTGGGCAAAGGTGGAAAGCGAACGAGCCGAAAATATGTTACAGCGACGTTTGGGGACAACTTTTGCAGATTGGGGTTTACCAACAGCAGAGTGCTTAAGGAGTATTCGTTCCGTTGCACCGCAAATCCCTTTGATTGCTTCAGGAGGTTTGCGTCATGGGCTGGATGTGGCAAAAGCATTGGCACTAGGGGCAGATATAGCCGGTTTAGCAATGCCATTTTTGCAAGCTGCGGCTTCTTCAGAAGCTGCTGTTTACGATTTGACACAAGTATTAGTTGCCGAAATTACCACAGTACTATTTTGTACTGGCAGTGCTAGCTTGGAGCAGTTGAAGTGTTCAGGCAACTTACAAAGAATAAAATAA
- the sppA gene encoding signal peptide peptidase SppA produces the protein MQNFIKQTVASLVGSILGLFIFFGLGTTGLLVLLLATAKDPGPEVKNKSVLVFDLATKITDTKPSSSELLQKVLSGKQEEQMSLRAVLDALEKARRDRRIVAIYLDATRTSATNNAGFATYKEIRQALEKCRAAGKKIVAYGMGWGEREYYLSSVANTVVLNPLGAMEVNGFSSQPIFLAGALEKYGIGVQVVRVGKFKGAIEPFVLTKLSPENRQQTQKLLDDVWAEWRNAVGSSRKIPPTKLQAIADNQAFLEAQQAKTNGLVDKVGYFDEVVADLKQLTGADQDENSFRQISLSQYAQVRDPSLSTERNSKNKIAVVYAEGEIVDGQGEEGGIGGDRFAKIFRKLRQDQDVKAVVLRINSPGGSATAAEVMQREVRLTREVKPVVVSMGDIAASGGYWIASDSNRIFAEPNTITGSIGVFGLLFNTQKLANNNGITWDSVKTGRYADSQTVSRPKTNQELALYQRMVNQIYSIFLDKVAQGRKIPEAKVAEIAQGRVWSGTAAKNIGLIDEIGGLDAAIAYTAQQAKLGKDWQLQEYPRLGTWGERLFGEVAEEVKAIVHLNGGQLKTPDPLTLEFQKLQAELATLQKMNDPQGIYARLPFNFKIE, from the coding sequence ATGCAGAATTTTATCAAACAAACTGTTGCCAGCTTAGTTGGCAGTATTTTAGGACTTTTTATTTTCTTTGGTCTTGGAACTACAGGTCTATTGGTATTATTATTAGCAACTGCCAAAGATCCAGGTCCAGAAGTAAAAAATAAATCAGTGCTAGTTTTTGACTTAGCAACCAAAATTACCGATACCAAGCCAAGCTCTAGCGAACTGCTGCAAAAAGTACTATCAGGCAAACAGGAGGAACAGATGAGCCTCCGTGCAGTTTTGGATGCTTTGGAAAAGGCACGTCGCGATCGCCGCATTGTCGCTATCTACTTAGATGCTACTCGTACTTCTGCAACTAATAATGCAGGCTTTGCTACCTATAAAGAAATTCGTCAAGCACTAGAGAAATGCCGTGCTGCTGGCAAAAAGATAGTGGCTTACGGTATGGGATGGGGAGAACGAGAATATTACCTCAGTTCTGTAGCCAATACAGTTGTGCTTAACCCTTTGGGAGCAATGGAAGTTAATGGTTTTAGTTCACAACCGATATTCTTAGCGGGAGCGTTAGAGAAATACGGTATTGGTGTGCAGGTTGTGCGGGTAGGAAAATTCAAGGGTGCCATTGAACCCTTTGTACTCACGAAATTAAGTCCAGAAAATCGGCAACAAACTCAGAAATTATTGGATGATGTCTGGGCTGAGTGGCGAAACGCAGTCGGAAGCAGTCGCAAAATCCCCCCCACAAAATTGCAAGCGATCGCAGACAACCAAGCTTTCTTAGAGGCACAACAAGCCAAAACGAACGGTTTAGTTGATAAAGTTGGTTATTTCGATGAAGTAGTTGCCGATCTCAAACAGCTAACAGGAGCCGATCAGGATGAGAACAGCTTCCGGCAAATTAGTCTTAGCCAATACGCCCAAGTTCGCGATCCCTCCCTCAGTACAGAACGCAACTCTAAAAATAAAATTGCTGTTGTATACGCTGAAGGTGAGATAGTTGACGGGCAAGGTGAAGAAGGAGGAATAGGTGGCGATCGCTTTGCCAAAATTTTCCGTAAACTCAGGCAAGATCAGGATGTAAAGGCGGTTGTACTCAGAATTAATAGCCCTGGTGGTAGTGCTACAGCTGCTGAGGTAATGCAGCGAGAGGTGCGGCTAACTCGCGAAGTAAAACCAGTGGTAGTATCAATGGGTGATATCGCTGCCTCTGGGGGTTATTGGATTGCCAGTGATTCTAACCGCATTTTTGCTGAACCAAATACAATCACAGGTTCCATCGGTGTATTTGGATTGCTTTTTAATACTCAAAAGTTAGCTAATAACAATGGGATTACTTGGGATAGTGTAAAAACCGGACGTTATGCTGATAGTCAAACAGTTTCTCGTCCCAAAACTAATCAAGAATTAGCACTTTACCAGCGTATGGTGAATCAAATCTATAGTATATTTCTTGATAAAGTTGCCCAAGGTCGAAAAATTCCAGAAGCAAAGGTAGCTGAAATTGCTCAAGGAAGAGTTTGGTCAGGTACAGCAGCAAAAAATATCGGTTTAATCGATGAAATTGGTGGTTTAGATGCTGCCATTGCTTACACGGCTCAACAAGCCAAGTTAGGAAAAGATTGGCAATTGCAAGAATATCCCAGATTAGGTACTTGGGGAGAACGCTTGTTTGGAGAAGTAGCTGAAGAAGTTAAGGCGATTGTTCATCTTAATGGAGGGCAACTCAAAACACCTGATCCGCTCACCCTTGAATTCCAAAAACTGCAAGCAGAACTTGCAACTCTGCAAAAAATGAACGATCCGCAAGGTATATATGCCCGTTTACCTTTTAACTTCAAAATTGAGTAA
- a CDS encoding RsmB/NOP family class I SAM-dependent RNA methyltransferase codes for MDAPSKLLLKLTKRLFHNIEEQEKFVEALINPKPFHPCILWCQEKPEVSGFVVEQPELWQPHFVDRLLLGEKPGQTILHQQGYFYCLDFSSVFAASILLEINQSVKLVFDMCAAPGGKSIFAWKLLQPELLISNEVIGKRLGMLISNLKRCHISPSIVVSRDSSFFAEKIPLSNDLVIVDAPCTGQSLLAKGEKVPGCFHPSAINKSANRQKRIIANSAQIVSPQGYLAYMTCTYSSEENEEVCEWLLKKFPQFQAVEVKHLKDYQSHLTNIPCYRMFPQHSLGAGAFTVLFKNTYDGEKREIDAELVSGIWVNEKS; via the coding sequence ATGGATGCACCTTCAAAATTATTACTAAAACTTACTAAACGTTTATTTCATAACATAGAGGAACAAGAAAAGTTTGTTGAAGCTTTAATTAATCCCAAACCTTTTCATCCTTGTATACTTTGGTGTCAAGAAAAACCAGAAGTTTCTGGTTTTGTAGTCGAACAACCAGAGCTTTGGCAACCACATTTTGTAGACCGTTTACTACTAGGAGAAAAACCTGGTCAAACTATCCTACATCAACAAGGATATTTCTATTGCTTAGATTTTTCTTCTGTATTTGCAGCTTCAATTTTATTAGAAATTAATCAATCAGTAAAGTTAGTTTTTGATATGTGTGCTGCGCCAGGAGGAAAAAGTATCTTTGCTTGGAAACTTTTGCAACCAGAGTTACTTATTAGTAATGAAGTGATTGGTAAACGTCTTGGAATGTTAATTTCTAATTTAAAGCGTTGTCATATTAGTCCTTCTATTGTTGTCAGTAGAGATTCAAGTTTTTTTGCAGAAAAGATACCATTATCTAATGACTTAGTTATAGTCGATGCCCCTTGTACTGGACAATCTTTACTTGCTAAAGGCGAAAAAGTACCAGGATGTTTTCACCCTAGTGCTATTAATAAAAGTGCAAATCGCCAAAAACGGATCATAGCAAACTCTGCTCAAATTGTGTCACCACAGGGCTATCTTGCTTATATGACTTGTACCTATTCCTCAGAAGAAAATGAGGAAGTTTGTGAGTGGTTATTAAAAAAATTTCCTCAATTTCAAGCAGTAGAAGTTAAGCACTTAAAAGATTATCAATCTCATTTGACAAATATTCCGTGTTACCGAATGTTTCCTCAACATAGCTTAGGTGCAGGCGCGTTTACAGTCTTATTTAAAAATACATACGATGGTGAGAAAAGGGAAATAGATGCAGAGCTTGTATCTGGAATTTGGGTCAATGAAAAGTCCTGA
- a CDS encoding Yip1 family protein — translation MSEHHKKSKQGLCSTLKYALVLNADFYENAHNTAHNRRLALSIVILAAISHAIGTAVILLINRATIFALLVGLLIDAIAVVAGYYFWTFTIWKIGQWLKPIDPTYGDLLSPIGFAYAPQVLNFLTLIPLLGRPVELVLAVWSLLAVIIAVRQGLDISTRRAMFICLVGWPLVQIAIGSVQILQQELVRLSV, via the coding sequence ATGAGCGAACATCACAAAAAGTCAAAGCAAGGGTTGTGCAGCACTCTTAAGTACGCTTTAGTTCTGAATGCCGACTTCTACGAAAATGCTCACAACACTGCTCATAATCGTAGATTAGCACTCAGTATTGTAATTTTGGCTGCCATTTCTCATGCCATAGGTACTGCGGTGATTTTATTAATCAATCGAGCTACCATTTTTGCCTTGTTGGTAGGGCTGTTGATTGATGCGATCGCTGTTGTCGCGGGGTACTATTTTTGGACGTTTACAATTTGGAAAATAGGACAATGGCTGAAGCCAATCGATCCAACTTACGGCGATTTACTGAGTCCAATTGGCTTTGCCTATGCACCGCAAGTACTAAATTTTCTCACTCTTATTCCCTTGCTCGGAAGACCAGTAGAGTTAGTATTGGCAGTATGGAGTCTTTTGGCGGTAATTATAGCAGTGCGCCAAGGATTAGATATTAGCACTCGTCGAGCTATGTTTATCTGTTTGGTGGGTTGGCCGTTAGTGCAAATTGCAATTGGTTCTGTGCAAATTTTGCAGCAAGAATTGGTAAGGTTGTCAGTTTGA